A stretch of Saccharothrix texasensis DNA encodes these proteins:
- a CDS encoding polyribonucleotide nucleotidyltransferase, whose amino-acid sequence MTDIEVHETSAVIDNGRFGTRTIRFETGRLARQAAGSVVAYLDDETMLLSATTASKHPKEHFDFFPLTVDVEERMYAAGRIPGSFFRREGRPSTDAILTCRLIDRPLRPSFVDGLRNEIQVVITVMSLNPADLYDVVAINAASASTQLAGLPFSGPIGGVRVALIEGQWVAFPTHEQLEKAVFDMVVAGRVVGDDVAIMMVEAEATDHVIDLIGEGAQAPTEEVVAAGLEASKPFIKALCDAQAQLAQVAAKATGEFPTYPAYQSDAFEAVEQAGSGELSQALTIGGKQERESRIDEIKASVLEKLAEQFEGREKEVGAAFRSLTKKLVRQRILRDKVRIDGRGLTEIRSLSAEVELIPRAHGSALFERGETQILGVTTLNMLRMEQQIDSLAPETHKRYLHHYNFPPFSTGETGRVGSPKRREIGHGALAERALMPVLPKREEFPYAIRQVSEALSSNGSTSMGSVCASTMSLLNAGVPLKAPVSGIAMGLVSDEVDGKTEYVALTDILGAEDAFGDMDFKVAGTKEFVTALQLDTKLDGIPSEVLGAALGQARDARLTILEVMAEAIDSPDEMSPFAPRVTSVKIPTDKIGEVIGPKGKMINSITEQTGADISIEDDGTIYVGAADGPSAEAAIGLINAIANPQLPKVGERFLGTVVKTAAFGAFVSLLPGKDGLIHISKLGNGKRIAKVEDVVKVGDKLQVEIADIDQRGKISLVLVSDDAEQAPAGDAPAQDTAPAEAEANAQ is encoded by the coding sequence ATGACGGACATCGAGGTCCACGAGACTTCAGCCGTGATCGACAACGGTCGGTTCGGCACGCGCACCATCCGCTTCGAAACCGGTCGCCTGGCCCGCCAGGCGGCGGGCTCGGTCGTCGCCTACCTGGACGACGAGACGATGCTGCTGTCGGCGACGACGGCGTCGAAGCACCCCAAGGAGCACTTCGACTTCTTCCCCCTCACGGTGGACGTCGAGGAGCGCATGTACGCGGCGGGCCGCATCCCCGGCTCGTTCTTCCGCCGCGAGGGCCGCCCGTCGACCGACGCGATCCTGACCTGCCGCCTCATCGACCGGCCGCTGCGCCCGTCCTTCGTGGACGGTCTGCGCAACGAGATCCAGGTCGTCATCACGGTGATGAGCCTGAACCCGGCCGACCTGTACGACGTCGTGGCGATCAACGCCGCGTCGGCGTCCACGCAGCTCGCGGGCCTGCCGTTCTCGGGCCCCATCGGCGGCGTCCGGGTGGCGCTGATCGAGGGCCAGTGGGTGGCGTTCCCGACCCACGAGCAGCTCGAGAAGGCCGTGTTCGACATGGTCGTCGCCGGTCGGGTCGTCGGTGACGACGTCGCGATCATGATGGTCGAGGCCGAGGCCACCGACCACGTCATCGACCTGATCGGCGAGGGCGCGCAGGCGCCGACCGAAGAGGTCGTGGCCGCCGGTCTGGAGGCGTCCAAGCCGTTCATCAAGGCGCTGTGCGACGCGCAGGCCCAGCTGGCGCAGGTCGCGGCGAAGGCCACCGGCGAGTTCCCGACCTACCCGGCCTACCAGTCCGACGCCTTCGAGGCCGTCGAGCAGGCCGGCTCCGGCGAGCTGTCGCAGGCGCTGACCATCGGCGGCAAGCAGGAGCGCGAGTCCCGCATCGACGAGATCAAGGCGTCGGTGCTGGAGAAGCTGGCCGAGCAGTTCGAGGGTCGCGAGAAGGAGGTCGGCGCGGCGTTCCGCTCGCTGACCAAGAAGCTCGTGCGCCAGCGCATCCTGCGCGACAAGGTCCGCATCGACGGCCGCGGCCTCACCGAGATCCGGTCGCTGTCGGCCGAGGTCGAGCTGATCCCGCGGGCGCACGGCTCGGCGCTGTTCGAGCGCGGCGAGACCCAGATCCTGGGTGTCACCACGCTGAACATGCTGCGCATGGAGCAGCAGATCGACTCGCTGGCCCCGGAGACGCACAAGCGCTACCTGCACCACTACAACTTCCCGCCGTTCTCCACCGGTGAGACCGGCCGCGTGGGCTCGCCCAAGCGCCGCGAGATCGGTCACGGCGCGCTGGCCGAGCGGGCGCTGATGCCCGTGCTGCCCAAGCGCGAGGAGTTCCCCTACGCGATCCGCCAGGTCTCCGAGGCGCTGAGCTCGAACGGCTCGACGTCCATGGGCTCGGTCTGCGCGTCCACGATGTCGCTGCTCAACGCCGGCGTGCCGCTGAAGGCGCCGGTCTCGGGCATCGCCATGGGCCTGGTGTCCGACGAGGTCGACGGCAAGACGGAGTACGTCGCGCTGACCGACATCCTCGGCGCCGAGGACGCGTTCGGCGACATGGACTTCAAGGTCGCCGGCACCAAGGAGTTCGTCACCGCGCTGCAGCTGGACACCAAGCTGGACGGCATCCCGTCCGAGGTGCTCGGCGCGGCCCTGGGTCAGGCCCGCGACGCGCGCCTGACCATCCTCGAGGTCATGGCCGAGGCCATCGACAGCCCGGACGAGATGAGCCCGTTCGCGCCGCGCGTGACGTCGGTCAAGATCCCGACCGACAAGATCGGCGAGGTCATCGGCCCGAAGGGCAAGATGATCAACTCGATCACCGAGCAGACCGGCGCCGACATCTCCATCGAGGACGACGGCACGATCTACGTCGGCGCGGCGGACGGCCCGTCGGCCGAGGCCGCGATCGGCCTGATCAACGCGATCGCGAACCCGCAGCTGCCGAAGGTGGGCGAGCGCTTCCTGGGCACCGTGGTGAAGACCGCGGCGTTCGGCGCGTTCGTGTCCCTGCTCCCGGGCAAGGACGGCCTGATCCACATCTCCAAGCTGGGCAACGGCAAGCGCATCGCCAAGGTGGAGGACGTCGTCAAGGTCGGCGACAAGCTCCAGGTCGAGATCGCCGACATCGACCAGCGCGGCAAGATCAGCCTGGTCCTGGTCAGCGACGACGCGGAGCAGGCCCCGGCCGGCGACGCGCCCGCGCAGGACACCGCACCCGCCGAGGCCGAGGCCAACGCGCAGTGA
- a CDS encoding M16 family metallopeptidase, with protein sequence MTTSVNRTAAGASGTRGRPLARRLGHLQKPGSTVSLERGDAGVAVRRSVLPSGLRVITERIPGVRSASVGLWVQVGSRDERVEVAGAAHYLEHLLFKGTVNRTAAQIAEEIDAVGGELNAFTAKEHTCYYAHVLDEDLPLAMDLVCDVVFDALCEPRDFETERGVVLEEIAMRDDDPEDLLHDAFLDALLGEHALGRPVLGTEQSIGDMDRDALFGFYKKRYTLPRMVLAVAGNIDHAHVMRLVRKQIGDRLDRVGTPVVPRAGRARIPGSRKLVLHSDDTEQAHLMLGVRGLDRHDERRFALNVLNAALGGGMSSRLFQEVRERRGLAYQVYSSVGLYADAGTLSVYAGCQPDRLGDVAGVVRDVLSTVARDGLGEAEVARGKGQLRGGLVLGLEDTSSRMSRIGKGELNYGDYLSVEQTLARIDEVTAADVATLAKDLLRRPVAAAVVGPYAHADDLPSQVHEVIS encoded by the coding sequence GTGACGACGAGCGTCAACAGGACGGCCGCGGGTGCTTCTGGCACCCGCGGCCGTCCGCTTGCGCGCCGGCTCGGGCACCTGCAGAAGCCCGGCAGCACGGTGTCGCTGGAACGCGGTGACGCGGGCGTGGCCGTGCGCCGCAGCGTGCTGCCGTCGGGGCTGCGGGTCATCACCGAGCGCATCCCCGGCGTCCGGTCGGCGTCGGTCGGCCTGTGGGTGCAGGTCGGCTCGCGCGACGAGCGGGTCGAGGTCGCGGGCGCCGCCCACTACCTGGAGCACCTGCTGTTCAAGGGCACGGTGAACCGCACGGCGGCGCAGATCGCCGAGGAGATCGACGCGGTCGGCGGCGAGCTGAACGCGTTCACCGCCAAGGAGCACACCTGCTACTACGCGCACGTCCTCGACGAGGACCTGCCGCTGGCGATGGACCTGGTGTGCGACGTCGTGTTCGACGCGCTGTGCGAGCCGCGCGACTTCGAGACCGAGCGCGGCGTGGTGCTCGAAGAGATCGCGATGCGCGACGACGACCCGGAAGACCTGCTGCACGACGCGTTCCTGGACGCCCTGCTGGGCGAGCACGCGCTCGGCCGCCCGGTGCTGGGCACCGAGCAGTCCATCGGGGACATGGACCGCGACGCCCTCTTCGGCTTCTACAAGAAGCGCTACACGCTGCCGCGGATGGTGCTCGCGGTGGCGGGCAACATCGACCACGCGCACGTGATGCGCTTGGTGCGCAAGCAGATCGGCGACCGGCTCGACCGCGTGGGCACGCCCGTCGTGCCCCGGGCGGGTCGGGCGCGCATCCCCGGTTCGCGCAAGCTGGTGCTGCACTCCGACGACACCGAGCAGGCCCACCTGATGCTGGGCGTGCGCGGGCTCGACCGGCACGACGAGCGCCGGTTCGCGTTGAACGTGCTCAACGCCGCGTTGGGCGGCGGGATGAGCTCGCGGCTGTTCCAGGAGGTCCGGGAACGGCGAGGCCTGGCGTACCAGGTGTACTCGTCGGTCGGCCTCTACGCGGACGCCGGCACGTTGTCGGTGTACGCGGGCTGCCAGCCGGACCGGCTCGGCGACGTGGCCGGCGTGGTGCGCGACGTGCTGTCCACCGTGGCCCGTGACGGGCTCGGCGAGGCGGAGGTGGCCCGGGGCAAGGGCCAGCTGCGCGGCGGGCTCGTGCTCGGCCTGGAGGACACCAGCTCGCGGATGTCGCGCATCGGCAAGGGAGAGCTGAACTACGGCGACTACCTGTCGGTGGAGCAGACGCTGGCGCGCATCGACGAGGTCACCGCGGCCGACGTCGCCACGCTGGCGAAGGACTTGCTGCGACGCCCCGTCGCCGCCGCCGTGGTCGGCCCTTACGCTCACGCCGACGATCTGCCGTCCCAGGTGCACGAGGTGATCTCTTGA
- the dapB gene encoding 4-hydroxy-tetrahydrodipicolinate reductase, with the protein MSSAEPLRVGVIGARGRMGAEVCRAVEAAADLEVVAMVDTGDWLFNLADAGAQVAVDFTSPEVVMDNLRFCVDNDIHAVVGTSGFDAQRLGAVSEWLDAKPGLGVLVAPNFAIGAVLSMRFAELAAPYYESAEVIELHHPRKVDAPSGTAAHTARLISQARAAAGVGPMPDATTQEAPGARGALVDDVRVHSLRLAGLIAHQEVVFGTEGETLTLRHDSLDRKSFMPGVLLAVRSIAKHPGLSVGLDKYMDL; encoded by the coding sequence TTGAGTTCCGCTGAACCACTCCGCGTAGGCGTCATCGGCGCCAGGGGCCGCATGGGCGCCGAGGTGTGCCGCGCGGTCGAGGCCGCGGCGGACCTGGAAGTCGTCGCCATGGTCGACACGGGTGACTGGCTGTTCAACCTGGCCGACGCCGGCGCCCAGGTCGCGGTCGACTTCACCAGCCCCGAGGTGGTGATGGACAACCTCCGGTTCTGCGTGGACAACGACATCCACGCCGTCGTCGGCACCTCCGGGTTCGACGCGCAGCGGTTGGGCGCCGTCTCCGAGTGGCTCGACGCGAAGCCGGGCCTCGGCGTGCTGGTCGCGCCGAACTTCGCCATCGGCGCGGTGCTGTCCATGCGGTTCGCGGAGCTGGCCGCCCCGTACTACGAGTCGGCCGAGGTCATCGAGCTGCACCACCCGCGCAAGGTGGACGCGCCCTCCGGCACGGCCGCGCACACGGCCCGGCTGATCTCGCAGGCGCGTGCGGCGGCGGGCGTGGGCCCGATGCCGGACGCGACCACGCAGGAGGCGCCCGGCGCGCGTGGCGCGCTCGTGGACGACGTGCGGGTGCACTCGCTGCGCCTGGCCGGGCTGATCGCGCACCAGGAGGTCGTGTTCGGCACGGAGGGCGAGACGTTGACGCTGCGGCACGACTCGCTGGACCGCAAGTCGTTCATGCCGGGCGTGCTGCTGGCCGTGCGGTCGATCGCGAAGCACCCCGGGCTCTCCGTGGGGCTCGACAAGTACATGGACCTCTGA
- a CDS encoding tetratricopeptide repeat protein: MRTRTAAFVITAALAVYFVLLGGRAVVLLGTGDPVGIGLGVGVLLLPLIGAWIAWTNLRFGFTAERMARQLDAEGALLDTSGLPRRPSGRVDREAADAWFEQRRVDVEARPEDWRAWFLLAQAYDLAGDRGRARETMRTAIDLFSPPKNRA; the protein is encoded by the coding sequence GTGAGGACCCGCACCGCCGCGTTCGTCATCACCGCCGCGCTGGCGGTGTACTTCGTGCTGCTCGGCGGCCGGGCCGTGGTGCTGCTGGGCACCGGCGACCCGGTCGGCATCGGCCTCGGGGTCGGCGTGCTCCTGCTGCCGCTGATCGGCGCGTGGATCGCGTGGACGAACCTGAGGTTCGGCTTCACCGCGGAGCGGATGGCGCGGCAGCTCGACGCCGAGGGCGCGCTCCTCGACACGTCCGGGTTGCCGCGTCGCCCGTCCGGCCGAGTGGACCGGGAGGCGGCCGACGCCTGGTTCGAGCAGCGGCGGGTCGACGTCGAGGCGCGGCCGGAGGACTGGCGGGCGTGGTTCCTGCTCGCGCAGGCCTACGACCTGGCCGGTGACCGGGGCCGGGCCCGCGAGACCATGCGGACGGCGATCGACCTGTTCTCCCCGCCGAAGAATCGGGCTTAG
- a CDS encoding cellulose-binding domain-containing protein produces MTFARIVRAALAVAAALVATGLVTSPATARAAAGCDVAYVVTDQWRSGFGARVTLTNLGDPLPGWTLEWEFTAGQRITSETWNGVFSQSGSAVRVKNTAYNGALATGRSVTVGFNGAWSGSNPAPTSFSVDGVPCTGAPVTADTTSDAPEPTSAPPLTTAPSATTTTTTSTTTSTSSSSSSATTTPSESSAASGAAFTWPTASPKPAVVLSADVSPDSGVDALRLGLVISLLVASVGIAVLLVVRRHLRRAGDPGEQP; encoded by the coding sequence ATGACCTTCGCTCGGATCGTCCGGGCGGCTCTCGCCGTCGCCGCGGCCCTGGTCGCGACCGGTCTCGTCACGTCGCCCGCCACCGCGCGCGCCGCGGCCGGCTGCGACGTCGCCTACGTGGTCACCGACCAGTGGCGCAGCGGGTTCGGCGCGCGCGTCACCCTGACGAACCTCGGCGACCCGCTCCCGGGCTGGACCCTGGAGTGGGAGTTCACCGCCGGGCAGCGGATCACGTCCGAGACGTGGAACGGCGTGTTCAGCCAGAGCGGCAGCGCGGTGCGGGTGAAGAACACCGCCTACAACGGCGCGCTGGCCACGGGCAGGTCGGTCACGGTCGGCTTCAACGGCGCCTGGTCGGGCAGCAACCCCGCGCCGACGTCGTTCTCCGTGGACGGCGTGCCGTGCACCGGCGCGCCCGTGACCGCGGACACGACGAGCGACGCGCCGGAGCCGACGTCCGCGCCGCCGCTCACGACCGCGCCGTCCGCCACGACCACGACGACGACCTCCACCACGACGTCGACGTCCTCTTCGTCGTCATCGGCCACGACCACGCCGTCGGAGTCGTCGGCGGCCTCCGGCGCCGCGTTCACCTGGCCGACCGCGTCGCCGAAGCCTGCGGTGGTGCTGTCCGCGGACGTGAGCCCCGACAGCGGGGTGGACGCGCTGCGCCTGGGCCTGGTCATCAGCCTGCTCGTGGCGTCCGTGGGCATCGCCGTCCTGCTCGTCGTGCGCCGTCACCTCCGCCGGGCGGGCGACCCCGGCGAACAGCCCTAG
- a CDS encoding PRC-barrel domain-containing protein: MDRAAVDRLYDCDVLDRHGRPIGPVAGVWLAGNRPLWASVRRDGGTTLVPIRGAQVRDRRLVVPVDKREVEDAPKVGDRDLSEAEQAELHDHYGLTVPEQRLVRHQRAVSAPTSQPPPQARRRAR; encoded by the coding sequence ATGGATCGTGCAGCAGTGGACCGCCTCTACGACTGTGACGTGCTGGATCGGCACGGCCGGCCCATCGGCCCGGTCGCGGGGGTGTGGCTGGCCGGCAACCGGCCGCTGTGGGCCTCCGTGCGCCGCGACGGGGGCACGACGCTCGTCCCGATCCGCGGCGCCCAGGTGCGGGACCGCAGGCTCGTGGTGCCGGTGGACAAGCGGGAGGTGGAGGACGCGCCGAAGGTCGGCGACCGCGACCTCTCCGAGGCCGAGCAGGCCGAGCTGCACGACCACTACGGGCTGACGGTGCCCGAGCAACGCCTGGTGCGCCACCAGCGCGCGGTCAGTGCACCCACCAGCCAGCCACCGCCGCAGGCGAGGCGGCGAGCGCGCTGA